The Candidatus Zixiibacteriota bacterium genome contains the following window.
ACGCCACCGACAAGGTCCAAATCAAAGGCCCCGGCACCGATCTTACTTTCTCTCTCAAGGGAATACCGGTGGTCAAGTGCGACGGCCGTCGCAATATCCCCGACGGTGAGGTGTATTCCGCTCCGGTTCGCGATTCCGTGAACGGGACGATCACATACAACACGCCGACTTTGTATCAAGGCGTTGTTTACAACAACATTGCCCTCACGTTTGAGAGGGGCAGGATTGTCAAAGTATCGTGCGAAGGTGATGTCGCCAAGATGAACAAGATATTTGACACCGACGAGGGCGCCCGATACGTGGGCGAATTCGCCATCGGCGTGAATCCGTTCATACTGAAACCGATGAAGGATACTCTGTTCGACGAGAAGATCGCCGGGTCGATACACTTCACGCCCGGCCAGTGCTACGACGAGGCGTACAACGGCAACCAGTCAGCCATTCACTGGGACCTGGTGCTGATTCAGCGCAAGGACTATGGCGGCGGCGAGCTCTGGTTCGACGGCAAACTGGTACGCAAAGACGGGATCTTCACCGATCCGAAGATTGAGCAGGCGTTCTCAAAGGAGAATTTGAAGCCGAAGGGCCTTTGATAGGAATTAGCAATGGTAGGTCGGGTTCCGAACGTTGACCACTTGTGTGAGAAACCCGACAGTTGGATCGTAGGTCGGGTTCCAAACATCGACCATTCGTGTGGGAAACCCGACAGCAATTTGTATCTTGAGTCGGGACCCTTATTGTCTCGACACAATATCGGGATGGCAATTAACTCGGCCTACCGGGCATTAGTTGCGTCAGTTCTTGCCCCTTTTGCCTTGCTGAATGGACAAGGCAAAAGGGGCGTGAACTGACGCTTGCGAAACGACCCGGTTGACGGCGCCAGGTCACCGCCCGTCCCGGTCCGCATCGCGGGACCGGGTCGTGCTCAACACCTGACGCAACAGACGCGCGCGAATCGTAAGGAGTGTTGTCAAGTATGATCTCACTCAAAGACAAAGTCACGCTAATCACCGGCGCATCGCGCGGAATCGGCGCGGCGATCGCGGTCATGTTTGCCCGCGCAAACAGCCATGTGGTCATCAACTATCGTGTGGACGAAGCCGCCGCGTGGGCGGTGCAGCGTGAGTGTATCGCCCATGGCGTGAGGGCGATGCTCGCGAAGGCTGATGTGGCCGTCCGATCTGAGGTGGATGCGATGGTCACTCGTGCGATAACTGATTTCGGCCGAATTGACGTATTAGTCTGCAATGCGGGTATATGGGAATACGATGCGATTGACGATATAGATGACGAGCGCCTGCGCCGGACTCTCGA
Protein-coding sequences here:
- a CDS encoding aminopeptidase is translated as MKDKRNEILARQLLDYSTKLAKGEILYLEIKGKETLELGKQIVQLATERGAVPFWFYNDESLLRQWVGKATKEQHQTQAELHLELMKRADAYIGLRGSDNPFDLADIPQGQMDLWNSVFYKPVHLEERVKRTRWVVLRYPNNAMAQLAETSQEAFEDFYFDVCCADYAQMSRAMDDLVKLVDATDKVQIKGPGTDLTFSLKGIPVVKCDGRRNIPDGEVYSAPVRDSVNGTITYNTPTLYQGVVYNNIALTFERGRIVKVSCEGDVAKMNKIFDTDEGARYVGEFAIGVNPFILKPMKDTLFDEKIAGSIHFTPGQCYDEAYNGNQSAIHWDLVLIQRKDYGGGELWFDGKLVRKDGIFTDPKIEQAFSKENLKPKGL